Proteins from a genomic interval of Pseudomonas silesiensis:
- the mraZ gene encoding division/cell wall cluster transcriptional repressor MraZ — MFRGANAISLDAKGRLAMPSRYRDELVSRSSGQLIVTIDAVDPCLCVYPLDEWEIIETKLRALPSLREENRRLQRLLIGNAVDLELDGSGRFLVPPRLREYARLDKRAMLVGQLNKFQLWDEDAWDAVSAADLAAIQQPGSMPDELRDLIL, encoded by the coding sequence GTGTTTCGCGGAGCTAATGCAATCAGTCTTGATGCAAAGGGCCGTCTCGCTATGCCGAGCCGGTACCGTGACGAGCTGGTTTCGCGCAGTTCCGGTCAATTGATCGTCACGATCGATGCCGTTGATCCATGTCTGTGTGTTTATCCCCTCGATGAGTGGGAAATCATTGAAACCAAATTGCGCGCATTGCCTTCGCTCCGCGAAGAGAACCGCCGTCTGCAGCGTTTATTGATTGGTAATGCCGTCGATCTCGAGCTCGATGGCAGTGGTCGTTTTCTGGTTCCGCCGCGTCTTCGTGAATATGCCAGGTTGGATAAGCGCGCGATGTTGGTAGGCCAACTGAACAAGTTCCAATTGTGGGACGAGGATGCCTGGGACGCGGTTTCTGCCGCTGACCTGGCTGCTATTCAACAACCGGGCTCCATGCCTGATGAACTGCGTGATTTGATCCTGTGA
- the rsmI gene encoding 16S rRNA (cytidine(1402)-2'-O)-methyltransferase encodes MAAFTDHEVCALTAPGALNSAAGSLYVVATPIGNLDDISARALKILREVALIAAEDTRHSQRLMQHFGIPTPLAACHEHNERDEGSRFITRLLAGDDVALISDAGTPLISDPGYHLVRQARAAGINVVPVPGACALIAALSAAGLPSDRFIFEGFLPAKAVGRRARLEQVKEEPRTLIFYEAPHRILECLQDMELVFGPERPALLARELTKTFETLKGLPLAELREFVESDSNQQRGECVVLVAGWSAPETEDAVSSEAMRILNLLLEEMPLKRAAALAAQITGERKNVLYQVALDKQKGE; translated from the coding sequence TACCGATCATGAGGTGTGCGCTTTGACTGCTCCAGGTGCTTTGAATTCCGCTGCCGGCTCGCTTTATGTGGTGGCGACGCCCATCGGCAACCTGGACGATATCAGTGCGCGGGCACTGAAAATCCTGCGCGAGGTGGCACTGATTGCCGCCGAAGACACCCGCCACTCGCAGCGGTTGATGCAGCACTTCGGCATTCCCACACCGCTGGCGGCCTGCCATGAACATAACGAACGGGATGAAGGTAGCCGCTTTATTACCCGTCTGCTGGCCGGCGACGATGTGGCGTTGATCTCCGATGCGGGGACACCGCTGATTTCCGATCCGGGTTATCACCTGGTGCGTCAGGCCCGTGCCGCGGGCATCAATGTAGTGCCGGTGCCGGGTGCCTGCGCATTGATTGCAGCGTTGTCGGCGGCAGGCCTGCCGTCGGATCGTTTCATTTTCGAAGGCTTTCTCCCGGCCAAGGCCGTGGGGCGCCGTGCTCGCCTGGAGCAGGTAAAGGAAGAGCCGCGCACGCTGATTTTCTATGAGGCCCCGCACCGCATCCTTGAATGCCTGCAAGATATGGAGCTGGTCTTCGGGCCGGAGCGTCCGGCGTTGCTGGCGCGGGAACTGACCAAAACCTTTGAAACGCTCAAGGGCTTGCCGTTGGCCGAGCTTCGCGAGTTCGTCGAGTCGGACAGTAATCAGCAGCGCGGCGAGTGCGTCGTGTTGGTGGCGGGCTGGTCGGCGCCCGAAACCGAGGATGCCGTCAGTAGCGAAGCGATGCGTATCCTTAATCTGTTGCTCGAAGAAATGCCGCTCAAGCGTGCCGCCGCGTTGGCGGCGCAGATTACCGGCGAGCGCAAGAATGTGCTCTACCAGGTCGCGCTGGATAAGCAGAAGGGCGAGTAA